The Anabas testudineus chromosome 14, fAnaTes1.2, whole genome shotgun sequence genome includes a region encoding these proteins:
- the LOC113170458 gene encoding insulin-like: MAVLWIQTTFLLVLLVMPQPSSSYSVSRMWLCGTELVNALNFVCGERRFGTPVQDHRARNKEWERQRTIFRKCCEESCSLSDLEQYCP; this comes from the exons ATGGCCGTGCTGTGGATCCAAACTACATTTCTGCTGGTTTTACTGGTCATGCCGCAGCCAAGCTCTTCATACTCTGTGTCGCGGATGTGGCTGTGTGGCACCGAGCTGGTCAATGCCCTCAACTTTGTTTGCGGAGAAAGAC GTTTCGGTACCCCAGTGCAGGACCATCGCGCAAGGAACAAGGAGTGGGAAAGGCAAAGAACAATATTTAGGAAGTGCTGTGAAGAGTCCTGCAGCCTCAGTGACCTGGAGCAATACTGTCCataa